A stretch of the Archangium violaceum genome encodes the following:
- a CDS encoding glycosyltransferase family 39 protein, translating to MSSNGAEQEPQTFTEAILGKGIHQESWAKRWMALEPSLRVALATAAFAALLFIPYLGAVGLWDCWEPHYGEVGREMIQRRDYVFPFWENAWFFSKPPLTMWMQALGMQVVGAMRSEGALGLYTEWGMRIPFALLSITAVSLLSMAVARVVNRRAGLATGFVLATMPLYFLLTRQTVTDTPFVTTLVCAMACAIIGQLDDTTKHRAGWWYAFYVFAGLSTLAKGLLGVGLPAVILVLYALFAVIPYDAASLNAHLRWLLEGSFRAEVREGKQPMPVLWGQMYKMKLGTGILVFCAVAVPWYLVLSLFDGVDDEGKLFWYRFFIHDHLNRLSAGVHTTTPGGTFIYFIEQGGFGIFPWVALVPGAFALVSRLRPRSSDKADHLALIAALWVAFSFTLLASSATKFHHYVFPVLPGLAVLIALFVNKLWEEGISAHVMSLVFGLVLFILVGHDLANNPKNFTDLFVYNYDRPYPFDLVTKPIAMFASRPLWVGDLVTLVLLCVGAYLAVGVFQAKSGSSVYARAVALLCLAVGGAFLVPMAMRGVPATPLMGVALFLVGAWVAWQAYRAPVDARTSLWLFASALLLVGAMSAVRGFRAPVASDSLLKSLSAPVNVKMALGFVFTVAGGLAVVAALQRARVMLYGTFWALAAGFALWFNWGHWVDLSHHWTQRDLFWRYYAQRKPDEPITAFMMNWRGETFYSRNQVKQIREPGKLKPFVSQPGREWALVEHNRLGVLRQAAGTDKVITVIDRDINNKFVLVSID from the coding sequence GTGTCGAGCAACGGAGCTGAGCAGGAGCCGCAGACCTTCACCGAGGCCATCCTCGGCAAGGGCATCCACCAGGAGTCATGGGCGAAGCGCTGGATGGCGTTGGAGCCGTCGCTGCGCGTGGCGCTGGCGACGGCCGCCTTCGCGGCACTGCTCTTCATCCCCTACCTGGGCGCGGTGGGCCTGTGGGACTGCTGGGAGCCACACTACGGCGAGGTGGGTCGCGAGATGATCCAGCGCCGCGACTACGTGTTCCCCTTCTGGGAGAACGCGTGGTTCTTCTCCAAGCCACCGCTCACCATGTGGATGCAGGCGCTGGGGATGCAGGTGGTGGGCGCGATGCGCAGCGAGGGCGCGCTGGGGCTCTACACCGAGTGGGGCATGCGGATCCCCTTCGCGCTGCTGAGCATCACGGCGGTGTCGCTGCTGTCGATGGCGGTGGCGCGCGTGGTGAACCGGCGCGCGGGCCTGGCCACGGGCTTCGTGCTGGCCACCATGCCGCTCTACTTCCTGCTCACCCGGCAAACGGTGACGGACACGCCCTTCGTCACCACGCTGGTGTGCGCCATGGCGTGCGCGATCATCGGCCAGCTCGACGACACCACGAAGCACCGCGCCGGCTGGTGGTACGCCTTCTACGTCTTCGCGGGCCTGTCCACCCTGGCCAAGGGTCTGCTGGGCGTGGGCCTGCCGGCCGTCATCCTCGTCCTCTACGCGCTCTTCGCCGTCATCCCCTACGACGCGGCGAGCCTCAACGCGCACCTGCGCTGGCTGCTGGAGGGCTCCTTCCGCGCCGAGGTCCGCGAGGGCAAGCAGCCCATGCCGGTGTTGTGGGGGCAGATGTACAAGATGAAGCTGGGCACCGGCATCCTCGTGTTCTGCGCGGTGGCCGTGCCCTGGTACCTGGTGCTGAGCCTCTTCGACGGCGTGGACGACGAGGGCAAGCTCTTCTGGTACCGCTTCTTCATCCACGACCACCTCAACCGCCTGAGCGCGGGCGTGCACACCACCACGCCGGGCGGCACCTTCATCTACTTCATCGAGCAGGGGGGCTTCGGCATCTTCCCCTGGGTGGCGCTGGTGCCGGGGGCCTTCGCGCTGGTGTCCCGGCTGCGGCCCCGCTCGAGTGACAAGGCGGACCACCTGGCCCTCATCGCCGCGCTGTGGGTGGCCTTCTCCTTCACCCTGCTGGCCTCCTCGGCCACCAAGTTCCACCACTACGTCTTCCCGGTGTTGCCGGGCCTGGCCGTCCTCATCGCCCTCTTCGTGAACAAGCTGTGGGAGGAGGGCATCTCCGCCCACGTGATGAGCCTCGTCTTCGGGCTCGTCCTCTTCATCCTCGTGGGCCATGACCTGGCCAACAACCCGAAGAACTTCACCGACCTCTTCGTCTACAACTACGACCGGCCCTACCCCTTCGACCTCGTCACCAAGCCCATCGCCATGTTCGCCTCCCGCCCGCTGTGGGTGGGGGACCTGGTGACGCTGGTGCTGCTCTGCGTGGGCGCCTACCTCGCGGTGGGTGTGTTCCAGGCGAAGTCCGGCTCCTCGGTGTACGCGCGCGCGGTGGCGCTGCTGTGCCTGGCGGTGGGCGGCGCCTTCCTCGTGCCCATGGCCATGCGCGGGGTGCCCGCCACGCCGCTGATGGGCGTGGCCCTGTTCCTCGTGGGCGCCTGGGTGGCGTGGCAGGCCTACCGGGCGCCGGTGGACGCGCGCACGTCGTTGTGGCTCTTCGCCTCGGCCCTGCTGCTGGTGGGCGCGATGTCCGCCGTGCGTGGCTTCCGCGCCCCGGTGGCGAGCGACTCGCTCCTCAAGTCCCTGTCCGCGCCCGTCAACGTGAAGATGGCCCTGGGCTTCGTCTTCACCGTGGCCGGTGGCCTGGCCGTGGTGGCGGCGCTGCAGCGCGCCCGGGTGATGCTGTACGGCACCTTCTGGGCGCTCGCGGCCGGCTTCGCCCTCTGGTTCAACTGGGGCCACTGGGTGGACCTGTCCCACCACTGGACGCAGCGAGACCTGTTCTGGCGCTACTACGCCCAGCGCAAGCCGGACGAGCCCATCACCGCCTTCATGATGAACTGGCGCGGAGAGACCTTCTACTCGCGCAACCAGGTGAAGCAGATCCGCGAGCCGGGCAAGCTCAAGCCCTTCGTGTCGCAGCCCGGCCGCGAGTGGGCCCTGGTGGAGCACAACCGGCTCGGCGTGCTGCGGCAGGCCGCGGGCACCGACAAGGTCATCACCGTCATCGACCGCGACATCAACAACAAGTTCGTCCTGGTGAGCATCGATTGA
- a CDS encoding ABC transporter ATP-binding protein, whose translation MSGISVQGVAKRFGARTAVEGLTFDVRPGEVFGLLGPNGAGKTTTVRMLTGLLQPSEGEARVWGHSVRTDGESLRRVVGLLTEQPGLYERLSARDNLRFFMKLHELDEREAWPRALAYLERFGLAGRENDPCGSFSKGMRQKLAIVRTLVHDPKVIFLDEPTSGLDPESARTVRDAVAELAAEGRTIVLCSHNLAEVERLCTRVAVVKGRLLAMAPLKELRRAGSALDVKVEGGAERFVPALAALPFAPNVLAEGARLRVMLEDESHAPDVVACLVGAGARVHSAVPAQRPLEEVYLELIREGRV comes from the coding sequence TTGAGCGGCATCTCCGTCCAGGGGGTCGCCAAGCGCTTCGGTGCGCGCACCGCGGTGGAGGGGTTGACCTTCGACGTCCGCCCGGGCGAGGTGTTCGGCCTGCTCGGGCCCAACGGCGCGGGGAAGACGACCACGGTGCGCATGCTCACCGGGCTCCTCCAGCCCTCGGAGGGCGAGGCGCGCGTCTGGGGCCACTCGGTGCGCACGGATGGCGAGTCGCTGCGCCGCGTGGTGGGCCTGCTCACCGAGCAACCCGGGCTCTATGAGCGGCTCAGCGCGCGCGACAACCTGCGCTTCTTCATGAAGCTGCACGAGTTGGACGAGCGCGAGGCCTGGCCACGTGCCCTCGCCTACCTGGAGCGCTTCGGGCTGGCGGGCCGGGAGAACGACCCCTGCGGGAGCTTCTCCAAGGGCATGCGGCAGAAGCTGGCCATCGTGCGCACGCTGGTGCACGACCCCAAGGTCATCTTCCTGGACGAGCCCACGAGCGGGTTGGATCCGGAGTCGGCGCGCACCGTGCGTGACGCGGTGGCGGAGTTGGCGGCGGAGGGGCGCACCATCGTGCTGTGCTCGCACAACCTGGCCGAGGTGGAGCGGCTGTGCACGCGGGTGGCGGTGGTGAAGGGACGGTTGCTGGCGATGGCCCCGTTGAAGGAATTGCGGCGAGCGGGCAGCGCGCTGGACGTGAAGGTGGAGGGCGGGGCCGAGCGCTTCGTCCCGGCGCTGGCGGCGCTGCCCTTCGCCCCCAACGTGCTCGCCGAGGGCGCGCGGCTGCGGGTGATGCTGGAGGACGAGTCGCACGCCCCGGACGTGGTGGCGTGTCTGGTGGGCGCGGGAGCGCGTGTGCACAGCGCGGTGCCGGCCCAGCGTCCGCTCGAGGAGGTCTACCTGGAGCTCATCCGCGAGGGGAGGGTCTGA
- a CDS encoding ABC transporter permease subunit, which translates to MAFHSRRALAVFWKDFLDLRRNPSLLLAMAALPMVLVVVPMIVVWTYVRDPNDTNLRVLALYYDPSLPLGANAGRFLVERTLLDWFGMFLVMPVFVPILISSQSVAGEKERRTLEPLLASPVTAVELVAGKSLASLVPAVLITWVAFALLCVGVDVVAWPLGQGLLMPNMLWLFGVMVLAPLFAFFGNGVAVLISARVADARTAQQLSALVVLPLVGLVAGQVAGFLNAGPGYYALQGAVVLLLDAVLLWVSVRLLERERLISRWG; encoded by the coding sequence ATGGCGTTCCATTCCCGTCGCGCGCTGGCCGTCTTCTGGAAGGACTTCCTGGATCTGCGCAGGAACCCGTCGCTGCTGCTGGCCATGGCGGCGCTGCCCATGGTGCTGGTGGTGGTGCCGATGATCGTCGTCTGGACCTACGTGAGGGATCCGAACGACACCAACCTGCGGGTGCTCGCGCTCTACTACGATCCGAGCCTGCCCCTGGGCGCCAACGCGGGGCGCTTCCTGGTGGAGCGCACGCTGCTGGACTGGTTCGGCATGTTCCTGGTGATGCCGGTGTTCGTCCCCATCCTCATCTCCTCGCAGAGCGTGGCGGGGGAGAAGGAGCGGCGCACTCTGGAGCCGTTGCTGGCCTCGCCGGTGACGGCGGTGGAACTGGTGGCGGGCAAGAGCCTGGCCTCGCTGGTGCCCGCGGTGCTGATTACGTGGGTGGCCTTCGCGCTGCTGTGCGTGGGCGTGGACGTGGTGGCGTGGCCGTTGGGCCAGGGGCTCCTGATGCCCAACATGCTGTGGCTCTTCGGGGTGATGGTGCTGGCGCCGCTGTTCGCCTTCTTCGGCAACGGTGTGGCGGTGCTCATCTCCGCGCGCGTGGCCGATGCGCGCACGGCCCAGCAGCTCTCCGCCCTGGTGGTATTGCCGCTCGTGGGGCTGGTAGCGGGACAGGTGGCCGGTTTCCTGAACGCCGGGCCAGGCTATTATGCCCTGCAGGGCGCGGTGGTGTTGCTGCTTGACGCGGTGCTTCTCTGGGTCAGCGTCCGTTTGCTGGAGCGCGAGCGCCTCATCAGCCGCTGGGGGTAG
- a CDS encoding SPFH domain-containing protein gives MGFFGGIKDEAKRNFIARADEAKGEIVYKYPEKNIRMLTQLTVDADEIALFVKDGKVEGKLGPGRHQLDTSNIPFLSRLVEGFTGGNLFISEVFFVSTREFTGVKFGGPIGDVRDPETGLGIGTMVYGDFSIRVTEAEKLVVGLVGMGRTSNADFLGWFKGQVLKVTRDRIAELLVKKRWPLLDVTSGAYTEEIETEVIAGLKPHVDTYGLTVVRMGNFHVSIKEEDEATLKKLSKDVAYSRLAGGFQQYAQGQAMLGASEGMAKGGGGSDGALQGMGMGMGFGMAQMFANQQNQQQHHPQQQPPPQAAAPADTRSPAQRLKELKELKDAGVLSDDEYNTKRAELMKLL, from the coding sequence ATGGGATTCTTCGGTGGAATCAAGGACGAGGCGAAGCGCAACTTCATCGCGCGCGCCGATGAGGCGAAGGGCGAGATTGTCTACAAGTATCCGGAGAAGAACATCCGGATGCTCACCCAGCTCACCGTCGATGCCGACGAGATCGCTCTCTTCGTGAAGGACGGGAAGGTGGAGGGCAAGCTGGGGCCGGGGCGGCACCAGTTGGACACCAGCAACATCCCGTTCCTGTCGCGCCTGGTGGAGGGCTTCACCGGCGGCAACCTGTTCATCTCCGAGGTGTTCTTCGTCTCCACGCGCGAGTTCACGGGCGTGAAGTTCGGCGGCCCCATCGGTGACGTGCGCGACCCGGAGACGGGGCTGGGCATTGGGACGATGGTGTACGGCGACTTCTCCATCCGGGTGACGGAGGCGGAGAAGCTGGTGGTGGGCCTGGTGGGCATGGGCCGCACGAGCAACGCGGACTTCCTGGGCTGGTTCAAGGGCCAGGTGCTCAAGGTGACGCGGGATCGCATCGCCGAGCTGCTGGTGAAGAAGCGCTGGCCGCTGCTGGACGTGACGAGCGGCGCGTACACGGAGGAGATCGAGACCGAGGTCATCGCGGGTCTCAAGCCCCACGTGGACACCTACGGCCTCACCGTGGTGCGGATGGGCAACTTCCACGTCAGCATCAAGGAAGAGGACGAGGCGACGCTGAAGAAGCTGTCGAAGGACGTGGCGTACTCGCGTCTGGCGGGTGGTTTCCAGCAGTACGCGCAGGGTCAGGCGATGCTGGGCGCGTCCGAGGGCATGGCCAAGGGCGGTGGCGGCTCGGATGGCGCGCTGCAGGGAATGGGGATGGGCATGGGCTTCGGAATGGCCCAGATGTTCGCCAACCAGCAGAACCAGCAGCAGCACCACCCGCAGCAGCAGCCTCCTCCGCAGGCGGCGGCCCCGGCTGACACGCGCAGCCCGGCGCAGCGGCTGAAGGAGCTCAAGGAGCTGAAGGACGCGGGCGTGCTGTCGGACGACGAGTACAACACCAAGCGCGCCGAGCTGATGAAGCTCCTGTAG
- a CDS encoding chromosome segregation protein SMC: MRPRLPALVLLLGLSSLGGCATTKSAAPPLTEEQKLAAEVARLAAEAEDLLKSQELLVWRFWAEGARADVASTYVGKEALFSLDNIRKIDQLRQRTTDARELRALTALQSHFAGEYLSQQLAEVNDAIANLEASLTFQVDGREVRWRDLERLLANERSAPRRKALYVAATPALERLNPLIHRREERTEQLLRELGYTSYEAFGGELRQADLGRLGLLAEEVLQATEAPYKEVMERLAQRELGMPFTSLTRADLPRLFRPREVDGFFPKGELLLRAHGTLAGMGIDLGEMKNVRIDARDDVKRKNPRPLTLGVEVPEDVRLSVRPVEGALEQARLLHEFGHALHYAFTKEPRFELAKLGNPTVTEAYAALFEDLSEDPVWLEEHAGLTGKDRATYLAATSAHKLFLIRRAAGKLLYQLALHRQQEEDVDPRELYRSILERVDEMPATDNDVARYLVDQEDFFQSADNFRAWFLAGQLQGQLKARFGPSWWHEPDAGKFLKELWAHGNALSAREVAEAMGEKGIAPDVLLLRLGATLGVPIKLDVREESGTSKPTAPASPENTPVAPEAPAQEPAPAEAPVTPAPEPTPATPAPAPTPAPTPAPTAPPSASRTQVSKLSKTQTRHARSSRATTSRKKESARPEHGRKTRSSKKTH, encoded by the coding sequence ATGCGCCCAAGGCTTCCCGCACTCGTCCTTCTCCTCGGTCTCAGCTCCCTCGGCGGGTGCGCCACGACAAAGTCCGCCGCTCCTCCGCTCACCGAGGAGCAGAAGCTGGCCGCCGAAGTGGCCCGGCTCGCCGCCGAGGCCGAGGACCTCCTCAAGTCGCAGGAACTGCTGGTGTGGCGCTTCTGGGCCGAGGGAGCCCGGGCGGACGTGGCCTCCACGTACGTCGGCAAGGAGGCGCTGTTCAGCCTCGACAACATCCGGAAGATCGATCAACTGCGCCAGCGCACCACGGACGCGCGCGAGCTGCGTGCCCTCACCGCGCTCCAGTCGCACTTCGCGGGCGAGTACCTGTCGCAGCAGCTGGCCGAGGTGAACGACGCCATCGCCAACCTGGAGGCGTCCCTGACCTTCCAGGTGGACGGCCGCGAGGTGCGTTGGCGAGACCTGGAGCGGCTGCTCGCCAACGAGCGCAGCGCACCGAGGCGCAAGGCCCTCTACGTCGCGGCCACGCCCGCGCTGGAGCGGCTCAACCCGCTCATCCACCGCCGCGAGGAGCGGACGGAGCAGCTGCTGCGCGAGCTGGGCTACACCTCGTACGAGGCCTTCGGCGGCGAGCTGCGGCAGGCGGACCTGGGCCGGCTGGGCCTGCTGGCCGAGGAGGTGCTCCAGGCCACCGAGGCGCCCTACAAGGAAGTGATGGAGCGGCTCGCCCAGCGCGAGCTGGGGATGCCCTTCACGAGCCTCACCCGGGCGGACCTGCCGCGGCTGTTCCGCCCGCGCGAGGTGGACGGCTTCTTCCCCAAGGGCGAGCTGCTGCTGCGCGCGCACGGCACCCTGGCGGGGATGGGCATCGACCTGGGCGAGATGAAGAACGTGCGCATCGACGCGCGCGACGACGTGAAGCGCAAGAACCCGCGCCCGCTGACGCTGGGAGTCGAAGTGCCCGAGGACGTGCGGCTGTCGGTACGGCCCGTCGAGGGCGCACTGGAGCAGGCGCGGCTGCTGCACGAGTTCGGCCACGCGCTGCACTATGCCTTCACGAAGGAGCCCCGCTTCGAGCTGGCCAAGCTGGGCAACCCCACCGTCACCGAGGCGTACGCGGCCCTCTTCGAGGACCTGTCGGAGGACCCGGTGTGGCTGGAGGAGCACGCGGGGCTGACGGGCAAGGACCGCGCCACGTACCTGGCGGCGACGAGCGCCCACAAGCTGTTCCTCATCCGCCGCGCCGCGGGCAAGTTGCTGTACCAGCTCGCGCTGCACCGGCAGCAGGAGGAGGACGTGGATCCCCGCGAGCTGTACAGGAGCATCCTCGAGCGCGTGGACGAGATGCCCGCGACGGACAACGACGTCGCGCGCTACCTGGTGGACCAGGAGGACTTCTTCCAGTCCGCGGACAACTTCCGCGCGTGGTTCCTCGCGGGCCAGCTCCAGGGCCAGCTCAAGGCGCGCTTCGGCCCGTCCTGGTGGCACGAGCCGGACGCCGGCAAGTTCCTCAAGGAGCTGTGGGCCCACGGCAACGCGCTCTCCGCCCGTGAGGTGGCCGAGGCCATGGGCGAGAAGGGCATTGCCCCGGACGTGCTGCTGCTGCGGCTCGGCGCCACCCTGGGCGTGCCCATCAAGCTGGATGTCCGCGAGGAGAGCGGGACCTCGAAGCCCACCGCCCCGGCCTCTCCGGAGAACACCCCGGTGGCCCCCGAGGCCCCGGCGCAGGAGCCCGCTCCGGCGGAGGCGCCCGTGACTCCTGCTCCCGAGCCCACTCCCGCCACTCCGGCTCCGGCTCCTACTCCGGCTCCTACTCCGGCTCCGACGGCTCCGCCCTCGGCCTCCAGGACCCAGGTCTCGAAGCTCAGCAAGACCCAGACCCGGCACGCCCGCTCCTCGAGGGCCACGACCTCCAGGAAGAAAGAGAGCGCCCGTCCGGAGCACGGACGGAAGACCCGGAGCAGCAAGAAGACCCACTGA
- the epmA gene encoding EF-P lysine aminoacylase EpmA, with translation MPNQLQWRSAAARQALYGALRRFFTQLGYLEVDTPLLVPTPGMEPHITAFESPFVPETDVGQRRTLYLHTSPEYAMKRLLADGAGPIFQICKVFRNGEVSRTHNPEFTMLEFYRPRADYHAIMADLEGALAEADRTVGGDGFFTRTPYERLSVRDAVLRTTGIDLRACADGPSLKRAAEAAGVRTGDATSFDDVFFHLFLQKVEGTLGWERPTYLTEYPASMASLARLKPGEPSVAERTELYAKGLELANGFSELTDAVEQRARLLEEQEFRRVTGRSVYPLDERFLDAVGRMPPSAGIAVGLDRILMLLLGVEAISDVLLFPAHEFV, from the coding sequence ATGCCCAATCAACTCCAGTGGCGCTCGGCCGCCGCCCGGCAGGCACTCTACGGAGCCCTCCGCCGTTTCTTCACCCAGCTCGGCTACCTCGAGGTGGACACACCGCTGCTCGTCCCCACGCCGGGGATGGAGCCCCACATCACCGCCTTCGAGTCGCCCTTCGTGCCCGAGACGGACGTGGGCCAGCGCCGCACCCTCTATCTGCACACCAGCCCCGAGTACGCCATGAAGCGGCTGCTCGCCGATGGCGCGGGTCCCATCTTCCAGATTTGCAAGGTATTCAGGAACGGGGAGGTCTCGAGGACCCACAACCCCGAGTTCACGATGCTGGAGTTCTACCGGCCCCGGGCGGACTACCACGCCATCATGGCGGACCTGGAGGGGGCGCTGGCGGAGGCGGACCGGACGGTGGGCGGCGATGGCTTCTTCACCCGCACCCCCTATGAGCGGCTGTCCGTGAGGGACGCGGTGCTCCGGACGACGGGCATCGACTTGAGGGCCTGTGCGGATGGCCCCTCCCTGAAGCGGGCGGCGGAGGCGGCTGGGGTGCGCACCGGGGACGCCACCAGCTTCGACGATGTGTTCTTCCACCTGTTCCTGCAGAAGGTGGAGGGGACGTTGGGTTGGGAGCGGCCCACCTACCTGACGGAGTACCCCGCCTCCATGGCCTCGCTGGCGCGGCTCAAGCCGGGGGAGCCCTCGGTGGCGGAGCGCACGGAGCTGTACGCGAAGGGGCTGGAGCTGGCCAACGGCTTCTCCGAACTGACGGACGCGGTGGAGCAGCGGGCTCGGTTGCTGGAAGAACAGGAATTCCGGCGTGTGACGGGCAGATCCGTCTACCCACTGGACGAGCGGTTCCTTGACGCGGTAGGCCGCATGCCGCCTTCGGCGGGGATCGCCGTGGGGCTGGACCGTATCTTGATGTTGTTGCTGGGTGTGGAGGCCATTTCGGATGTCCTCCTCTTTCCGGCGCACGAATTCGTCTGA
- a CDS encoding inorganic pyrophosphatase: MATKKQQTHSFQAHPWHGIAPGDETPEVVTTYIEIVPTDTVKYELDKESGLLRIDRPQRFSSQCPTLYGFIPQTFCDELVAKRCAERTGNRDIKGDGDPLDICVLTEKVIPAGGLLVRAVPVGGFRMVDGDEADDKIIAVLESDLVFGALQHVAQLPTTLVERLKHYFLTYKQIPSEAKRAVEIVEMYDRSEAHEVIKRSMKDYQRVYGQAPARKSRGRKG, from the coding sequence ATGGCCACCAAGAAGCAGCAGACCCACAGTTTCCAGGCACACCCCTGGCACGGCATTGCCCCCGGCGACGAGACCCCCGAGGTCGTCACCACGTACATCGAGATCGTCCCCACCGACACGGTGAAGTACGAGCTGGACAAGGAGTCGGGCCTCCTCCGTATCGACCGCCCGCAGCGGTTCTCCAGCCAGTGCCCCACGCTCTACGGGTTCATCCCCCAGACGTTCTGTGACGAGCTGGTGGCGAAGCGCTGCGCCGAGCGCACCGGCAACAGGGACATCAAGGGTGATGGGGATCCGCTCGACATCTGCGTGCTGACGGAGAAGGTGATTCCGGCCGGCGGGCTGCTGGTTCGCGCGGTGCCGGTGGGTGGCTTCCGCATGGTCGATGGCGACGAGGCCGACGACAAGATCATCGCCGTGCTGGAGTCGGACCTCGTCTTCGGGGCCCTGCAGCACGTCGCGCAGCTGCCGACCACGCTGGTGGAGCGCCTCAAGCACTACTTCCTCACCTACAAGCAGATTCCCAGTGAGGCCAAGCGCGCGGTGGAGATCGTCGAGATGTACGATCGCTCCGAGGCGCACGAGGTCATCAAGCGCAGCATGAAGGACTACCAGCGCGTGTACGGCCAGGCTCCGGCGCGCAAGTCCCGTGGCCGCAAGGGCTAG
- a CDS encoding energy transducer TonB family protein: protein MPDSRRLLLPLVLSLGLHAGVWLWMEARHSPLEGPRTAPVPAQATLQFVEVDVAPPPEPPRPEPPKPAPPRAPPAKPPRAPPPPARAETKPPPVSPPTPTEVPASTAGDMPLADAPRAEGLRPGPSRLLPSPSLSWSPDKGVDVPDAGVPVPSTPEEKVADLVMEGVRRGKVDRGLVHPYFSDLGKSLLKHWDAERAVSAKGLQGFLQQTRGNSKEWMRVWSDRASAYANTGSPLDTDTPEANDRLPPGGDPTLEARRSLRRQMKEQFRATRRATVRVVQDTEGRLLSVELVTPSNDAQVDREAIADIRAAAERLPIPPPEALQGRTRLVSLWQIELIVSISPPVPTLSVEFDAEMKLTDMRMPLDRRLYKRVRLLEVR from the coding sequence ATGCCGGACTCCCGCCGACTGCTGCTCCCCCTCGTCCTCAGCCTCGGGCTGCACGCCGGGGTCTGGCTGTGGATGGAGGCGCGGCATTCCCCCCTCGAGGGGCCGCGGACGGCTCCGGTCCCCGCCCAGGCGACACTCCAGTTCGTCGAGGTGGACGTGGCGCCCCCGCCCGAGCCTCCGAGGCCCGAGCCTCCGAAGCCCGCGCCTCCGAGAGCCCCTCCGGCGAAGCCACCCCGCGCCCCGCCGCCCCCCGCGCGCGCCGAGACGAAGCCCCCGCCGGTCTCGCCGCCCACCCCCACCGAGGTCCCCGCCTCCACCGCGGGTGACATGCCCCTCGCGGACGCCCCCCGTGCCGAGGGTCTCCGCCCGGGCCCCTCGCGGCTCCTCCCCTCCCCCTCGCTGTCATGGAGCCCCGACAAGGGCGTCGACGTGCCGGACGCGGGCGTGCCCGTCCCCTCCACGCCGGAGGAGAAGGTGGCCGACCTGGTCATGGAGGGCGTGCGCCGCGGGAAGGTGGATCGCGGCCTGGTGCACCCCTACTTCTCCGACCTGGGCAAATCCCTGCTGAAGCACTGGGACGCCGAGCGCGCCGTCTCCGCCAAGGGCCTCCAGGGCTTCCTCCAACAGACCCGCGGCAATTCGAAGGAGTGGATGCGCGTCTGGTCGGATCGCGCCTCGGCCTACGCCAACACGGGCTCTCCGCTCGACACGGACACCCCGGAGGCCAACGACCGGCTACCGCCCGGGGGAGATCCCACGCTCGAGGCCCGCCGCTCCCTGCGCCGGCAGATGAAGGAGCAATTCCGGGCCACCCGCCGCGCCACCGTGCGTGTGGTGCAGGACACCGAGGGCCGATTGCTCAGCGTGGAGCTCGTCACCCCCAGCAACGACGCCCAGGTGGACCGTGAGGCGATCGCCGACATCCGCGCCGCCGCCGAGCGACTCCCCATTCCTCCACCCGAGGCCCTCCAGGGCCGCACGCGGCTCGTGAGCCTGTGGCAGATCGAGCTCATCGTCTCCATCAGTCCGCCCGTCCCCACACTCAGCGTCGAATTCGACGCGGAGATGAAGCTCACGGACATGCGGATGCCGCTCGACCGCCGGCTCTACAAGCGCGTGCGACTGCTCGAGGTGCGCTAG